The window cctgCACCCCCTGAgaccagcagtgtccccaggtgtgactctgagcccagcagtgtccccaggtgtgaccctgcaccccctgagcccagcagtgtccccaggtgtgaccctgagcccagcagtgtccccaggtgtgaccctgAGCCCAGCAGTGCCATCAGGTGTGACCCTGCACCCCCTGagcccagcagtgtccccaggtgtgaccctgcaccccctgagcccagcagtgtccccaggtgtgaccctgAGCCCAGCAGTGCCATCAGGTGTCACCTGCCAGTGCCTTTTTTAGACTCAGGGTGGCCAGAACCAAACCCACCATTCCAGCACCACCAGTGCTGGTATTATTGGATTTCCTGTATTGCTTTCCAAGTCACACAAATTTCATGCTTTAATTTTAACTGTGCATTGAGGTAGGTGActccagattttaaaaatcttaatCCTTTAATGGAAGCCTCTTGTTGCACGGAAAGCCAAGTGATTCTGGGATGAGGAAGATCAAATTTCTCTGCTGTCTACAGAGCAATTTGTATAGACTGGGAGCCACAGCACATCTAAAATCTCACCTGTAACTTCTGAGCTGGGCCTAATTAATGCAGCATGTGGGCAGAATGCTTTATTTGCAGTACCACACCTTCCCtgcttctcttcttttcctgggCTTTTCAAAAACAGAGCTGGGCAGGATTCTATTTATAGAGACAAATaaatccagccctgcctgtgttGTACATGATCCCTCCAGCTTTTCAGATGTGGTCCCAAGAAGGGCTGAATGCCCTTCATGTCCTGCTTCTGCCAATCCCAGTGGGAACTGGATGGCCTGGGACCACACAAGATAAAAGAAACAGCTTTATACTAACACAAATGTGAAATTACTCCAGTGTGTAGGATGGGAAGAGCTGAAGTTCCTGATCTTTAGGAACATTGTGTGAACTTCATTAATTGTCTTGTCTGCCAGTTACCAATGGAATACTCTGGACGTGCCTTGGTTCCTGCTCTGCTGACTTGAGAGTTGGGTTCTGGCAGTGATCcaatgccccctccccaaatgGCACAGGAGGCAAAGAACAGGGAAAGGCCTGGGACTGAAGAACAAGGCAATGGgcagctgaggggaaaatgaagCAGCTGGGGCATTATTCCACTCATACAGACACGAGGATGAAAGGATTTAACTGTGCTTGGCAAGAGCaagaaggagcagggaagaTGCCAGGCTCAAAGAGGGGGAATGGATGAGCCAAGGGCTGattaaaaaaccccatccaGATGGAACCATCCAGATGTGCttagccacagcagcagcaacccTGGAATGACTCAAACCCCTCAAGGAACAACCAGGAATGGCTGGGAGGGGAAtggaggctcctgctctgcttGGCCTCACAAAAAGCTGAAGGGAAGAGTGGCAGGGAGTgggcaggcagtgctggctgctgcagaaggTGCTGATTTACAGTGAGATCACGGGGAACTCTCCCTGCTCCGTTTTCCTCCCTCAGctgagctgttcctgctgcatGCATGGACAAGTGGAACGGTGCTACTATGGTGCTAAAAATAACAAACCCCAAATATGGGCCATTCCATGAAACCTGGGAGAGCTTGGAAAGGAATCAGACCCCAAGGAATTGGTCTTCTGGTGGATTCAGCCTTTCCTGTAAAAATACCCCCTGAGTTATCAAGCAGCTGAGCACAAATAATCTTTTCCACttattttaatttgtagaaAAACGCTTCAGGACAGACCAAAATTTGAGGCTCATGAatttcagcagagctgccctgacTTGGGCTGCTCCAAAATCACAGGAGATTTCTGAAGATGTGGTCTGAGGGTTCATCTGCAGGGGGCAGGGATCCTGAGCCAGCTGTTCCTTATCAACAACCAGAACCAGAACAGAACCCACTGCCCTGGGTCCATCTCCACGTGGTCCTGCCATGTGCTTGAGGTTGTCCAGCCCGTGCTCCGTGGCCAGCGGGGTTGTGCTGAGGGAAGCAGGACTTGCCCAATTCTGCTGGAGCTGATTATTAAAATTGCAGCAGGTTTCCAGAGCAGCTGATAAAAAACTGCATCCGCAAGCTCCTTCTGCCCTGGTGCTGCCAggcttggctgctgctgcccagcctgggagggctggatgcaATCCCTGCCCAGCAAGGGCAGCACGTGCCAGGGAAAGGCTCTGGAGCCCTTCTCCCATCCtgtgcatccagctctgggtttGGCACATCCATCATCACCCCGGTGCTGCTGAGGGTAATTGGAGATTAGGCACCTCCACACCCTTGGAGATTCagctcctgcacacctcagagtgCCCTCAGAGTCCCTGGAATGGTGTTTGGGTGATGCAAGGGGCACCGTGCTGCGAGGGAaatccagcaggagcagctcccagccccagtggcctggctcctgcagggatgtgtgcaggcagggctgaacTGGCAGAGTGACACAAGTGGGTCAAGTCACCTGCTGGGTGTTCTAGGTCAGGCACCGAGAGGCAAATAAGCTCTTTCCACTGCCTAAATTACAAGTGGGTAACTTCCCATCCTGGCATTTATCCCTGACTCAAGGAATGTGCTCCAGAATGGCTGAGGGGGACACAGCCAAGTCCCAGCAGCCCCCAAAAGGTTGATGGGTCCAGTGCTTCCCCTCCCAACCTGCTGCAGGAACTCCTCTCCAGGGATGAAGCCCAGGAGAGAAGCAGCCAAGCCCTTGTGTAGTTTGTGGCTTGGCCTCATGCCCACTCTGCCCTTCAAGCAGGAAATTCTCAAAGGGAAGGGAGTGCTTTGTGAAGCTCCCTGCAGACTCTGCCTGCTGTGCTTTAGTCACAGCTCAGCATCAggtcagctgctgctggaagctgacCAGGCAGACTGATGGCGCCTACAGAAAGTCTTTAAGCAACTTCTCCCCCTTGATCATTTTCCCCTCATCTTTTTTTGTCCTTTACGTCCTTGATTGCTGTTATTCAAGCCTGAGATAATGCACTCCTGATATCACTGAGATGGGAGAGACAAGCAAGGAGCAAGAGAtcaaaggaaggagaagaaagagaagatgcCAAAGGCAGGAGAAGAAAGAGGGGAAGATGCCAAACGCTTCCTTGATTTACCTACTTTACATACCTGGTACAGAGTCTCAGAAATCCTTCATGTACGTAATTTTGGGAGTTCTGGGCTTACCACGTAGTCCCCAGACAGCAGGAGGCTGTGGAAGGGCATCCTCCTTCCCGCAGCTGAGGAAGCAGTTGGGAAGGTGCATCCAGAAAGCCCAGGAGGCCCTTGGCAGCTCAGAGCGTTGGCTGGGCTTGAAAAGGAGCCCGgtctggagcaggctggggaagCGCTGCGGGTTTAACGCATCTTTCTGCTTCCCTCTGCTGGTGGAAGGAGGGTGCAATTCCTGAAAATCAGGGATCCGCGGGAAGGGTGGAAAAAGGTGGGGAGAAGGGTCCCTGGTGATATCCCTGAGCTCTTTGAATGTGTGCCTGAAGAAATGCAACCTGCGTGTCCTGGAGGGCTCAAAAACTTGGGGAAAACAGGGCCAGAGCTGGCAGGTGGGGGACGGGGAGGTGGCACAAATGAGATGAGGTTATCTGGAGTAATTTCCAGGCTTAAACCACTAATATTGCATTATCATTTCTCCTTCTGCTATCAGTTGTGATTACAAAGTTAATTTAATGACCTTGATCTAAACTCGGTTGCTATTCTTCTTGCAGAACAGGATCATTAtcagtggcaaaaaaaaaacaaacgtATAAACTTCAAACTTTTTTGTTACTCACTTGGTTGTACTGAAATCCCTCTGACTGAGActtaaatatctttttctcCAGTTTGAGATCCCTTTCCTGTGGTGTTTAGAAGGAAATCTTGAAACCTAAGAAGAACAGCCAAGGATAGCAACACTGAATATGGAGATGAAGGAAATACGTGAACACAACAGCAGCTTTCATTTGAAATGGGAGGTGTAAGATAAAGGCAAATCCAACATTAATGCAGTATTCCTGTCAGAAAATCAGCAGTCACTCCTGTGTTTCATTTCcctgttttatgtaaaaaaacccTTGGAAGCACTGCTGCTTTGAATGTTTTGTTTGATGGCATTTCTTATTCCCTTGTGCTGGCTTATCCCCAGAGAAGGAATTTTGGACCTGGGACATCTCTAACCCACTGTGGCTATAAACAGTTCCAGATATCCCTTGATTTGCTCCACTAACAAACCCTGGCTATGCTTAGAGTGAAAAATCTTGGTGTGGTTGAGGTTTTCACCCTTCAGCTCTGCACTCACTGTGCTAAACGCTGTTTATTTTTGGGACATTGCATCGAGTGGTGCTGCTCTGCTTGGGGTAGCTCGTgccccacagcatccctgagCTGGAGAGGCAGGGATCCGGGCACAGCCCACACGTCCTCTATCAGAGCCgtgattttatttctgagctCAGGCCCAGCTCTCAACACGCAGCAGGCCCGAGGCTCCAGAGCTGGCCCAGGTCAGCCATGGGCTTTGCTGTCCCCTTTGAGAGAACCCGGAGCTCGGGTGCGAGAGGAGTCCAGCTGAGGGATGAGGTGAGGGATGAGGTGAGGCCTCACCTGAGGGCGCCACCAGGAGTCGCCTCACGCTCCAGCCCCGCCCAGGTGAGGCGGCGCGGGGCACGCTGGGAACGGCGGGTACCTGAGGGCCTGAGGCGGCGCGGGGAGCAGCGGGGAGACCTCCGACCCCGCTCAGGTGAGGTGTGGGTCTGTATCCGTCTGTATCCGCCCGTAGCTGCCCGCTCCTGCCGGTGCATTCCCGGCCCTCGGCGGCACCGGGAATGCGGACACCCGGTTGCCGAGACAACAGCCGCCTCAGCTCTCCTCCAATCAGCGTGCCTGTTACTTTGATCACGCGGCAGGCGCCCAATCACAGGCGAGCTCTCAGCGCCACGGTGGCTGGTTTAAGGTGGCTCGGCGGAGGCGCTTTGCGCATGCGCCTTAAGGCGGCTGCGGCTGCTGTTCGTGCCAAGGTAAATCGCGCGCAGGGGAAGGGCGGGAGGAACGGGTCCCACCGGGGAAAAGCGAGATCTCTCCGGGGGAAGGCGGGGGCCGCGGCTGTCCCTGCCGCTCTGGGCCGGGGAGCGCCCCGGAGCTCCGGGCGGGGCCCGCCTCGACCCGCCCCAACCGAGCGACGGAACGCGGCTTCTTCCGCCCGGCCCCTCAGAGTCCTGCGCCTATTGGCTGGGGCAGACCCCGCCTCCTCATAGCAGCCAATCCTCGTCCCAGCTTTGTGTCTGGCATTTGATTGACAGCGCTGGAGACCAATCGGATGCGCCGGGCAGGAAGCGGCCTCGGCGCTCGCCCGGGACCCGGAGTTGgaggccggggccgggccggggccagCGGCGGGGCCGGTGAGCGGCGGGACCCCCccgaggggaggggagggacaggagcggggCAGGAGAGGAGCCGGAGCACCGCAGGGTTTGGTGTGAGCACCGTGTCCCGGCCCGGCGGTGTGCGGGGGCTCTGCGCTGCCCGGGCAGGGCTCGCTCACGATGCGAGGGGGATTTGCTGCCCCATCCCCTCACAAACGGGAGTTTCTTCCCGttcctggctgctgtgctggggctgcccaggggagGCTGCCGGGCAGGACGGGTCCCGGGGCGGCGGGGGTGAGCAGGGGCAGGGCGGGGGGGCTCgggctggggatgctgagcTCTCCCCTTGCCCTGGGCCCTGGCACGGTCCCACCTGATCCCCCTCTGACAGGGCccggctgctgctcctgctccccccTGGGCTCCCTGGCGCTGCACGGAGCTCGTGTGGTGCTTTCCAGACCAGTTTGGCTGTGAGCAATCCGTGCTGCAGGCTGGCAGGGATTCCCCTGCCTTGACCTGTGCTTGCTGTCATGCCCAGCACgtggggatggatggggtgACTCACGGAGCTGGTCCCGAGATGAAAAGCAGAGCTTGGAGGACTTGAGAGCCTTTGTGATGCTGTTAAATGCCAGCTGAGTGTGTCACCCCTGAGGCTCAGCCAGCTCACAAGAGCTTGTAAAGCAAAGTCTCTCTGAGTTTGTGTCCAAGGCTTTCTAAGAAGACAtttaaaatctgctttcctGTTCTGTGGGCAGCTGTTTGATTCCAGGGGCATTTCTGTGGCCTGTCCTTCATTGCAGGTTTTGGACCACTGATTTACTTGATCTGattctttgatttttatttctttttttccctttagatTCATCTTGAAGGAATAGAATTCTGCTGCTTCGCTGGCTGGAAACAGTGGCTCATCCACCCTCCCTCGTGCCTGCAGTGCCCaccctgagacagggcaggggaagggaagcagcaggactCGTTTGTGCTTCCCTGGACTTGCCCAAGGGAACAGGATGGATGGCAGTGAGCTGTACCAAAAGTTGATTCCTGCAGGGTCCAAGTCTCTTTTTTAAAGAGAACTTCCAGCATCAAGAAggctgaaaagtaaaaaaaaaaacccaacaaaccaaaatgGAAGGAGGCAACAGCCCCAGTctgcagcttcagcagctcCCGTTGGCCACAGCAGCAGTTTCTGTGCAGCCACACACAGACTCCTTCTCCTACAAGGTCAGTTTCCATCCCCAGAAGGCTCTGATTATTGGAATGAGCTGATAACGATGCTGCTTTGGGGTTATTTTCTGCAGAAAGGGCTCTGTCTTTGTGTTCAGCCATTCCTGGGGTGTGTCCAGTGCACAGTGAGAACAAGAGAGAAATTCTGTGTCTGCAGAGcggaggagctggaggaaggagTGGCAGTGGGAAGGGGTGGAGGTGTTTGGGTGCAGTGATTCTGACAGGTGCCTTTTCATCCTAAGCCATGCAGCAGTAACAGAGCAGAGAGGTTGTGGTTTGCTCTGTGTTCAGGTGTTTGAGTTGCAGAGACTGCAGCTGGGTGGGACATGGGGCTGTAATTCCTCCTTGTTCTCTAGCTGGGAACAGATAAATTCCCTCTGAATCCCAAATTCTGAAGGTGCTCAGAAAATCTCAGCAAAaagagcttttctctttttttttttcctttgcaaccACAGTCCTGGGCCATTGTGGAAGTTGACCCAAGTGCTGTTGACCCGAGGCTGTCACAGCCCAGAGAACTCTGTGGTCACACAGTGACATCCTCCTGCCACCTTCTCTCTCTGTCCTGGGAACCTCTCTCAGGTGCTTTTGAGTGAAGCTGTTTGGGTGAATCTTATTCTTGTGCATTCTGATAAAGAGgtttttgttctgctgctgagAATTTGAAATCTGGAAGTTCTTCTGTGTACAAGAAAATCAAGATTAGTCCATTTATTCATATTCACATCTGAGTGTGAGTTGGGttatcccaaatccatccaagTAAGGACTGTGCTGAAGGAACAGTGCTAATGACATTTAATGAGATTTAGGCAGTTTTGGGAGCACCCAAATGTTCAGTGGCCTCAGGCTCTTCCTTCAGTCCTCCTCTACATCTCCTTTGTGACTCAGCCTGCTTTGCATCCTTGCTTTATTTTGAATTCCACCTTTAGAGCGTGAGAATTGTTGCTGAGCTGTGAATGCCAGTGCAGAAGAGCTTTGGAACTGGCTGAGAGCTGTCAGCAGTTCCCTGTGACTTTGGGAATAGCTGGTTTATACAAAAAACAGATCAAAATCTGTGATAATTGGGCTCCCTCATCACATGGCCTGAATTAGTGACTGAACCAGCAGAGGTCACAAGTGGAGAAGAGCAAAATAATTGTGAAGCAGAGGTTCCTGGTCCATTCTCTGTCAAATTCCAGGGTAATAAAATCCTCATAAATGAGTTTTTCAAAGGGAAGAATGAGTGatggtgtggggtttttttagccttatcttccttttctctgaGAAACTGCAAACAAATTGAAGCCTCTTGGAGAAAGTGGCTGTTGAGTCTTATCTTCCACCTGAGTTCACAGGTCtggagcacagccacagcacttATCAGTAGGAAGGGAGGAAGATAAACAGGTTTTATTGACAGGTGGGTGTTGGACaggatgacctttaaaggtcccttccaacccaggctaTTCCCTGATTTAGGAATGGTTTTAAAAGTCTGCTCTCCTCCAGAGTGTGCAAACCCCTCTGAGTTCCTTGGCCAAATTGAATAATTGTGTGTTCCATTTGTTTTTCCAGGAGAACTTGATTGGGGCACTTCTGGCTATTTTTGGACATCTTGTCAGCAGCATTGCCCTCAACCTCCAGGTGAATGCCCTGAAGCAAACACTCACCCTGCACTGAAACAAACCATCGAACATGACAAAgctgctttatttctgttttcttgcctAGAAATACAGCCACATCAGGCTGGCAGGCTCCAAAGACCCCCGGGCCTACTTCAGAACCAAGACCTGGTGGAGTggatttctgctgctggtgctgggagaactgggagtGTTTTCCTCCTACGCCTTTGCTCCTCTCTCACTGATTGTGCCCCTCAGTGCAGTGTCTGTTGTGGGTAAGGAGGAAAGAGCCTGAGTGTGTTCCAGTGGGAGATTCCTGACTCCAGAATTCactgtttctctcttttttttttttttttttctccatagcTAGTGCAATCATAGGAATtatatttattaaagaaaaatggaagCCCAAGGAATTTTTGAGTAAGTTCCacagtttcttttcatttttcctctgtgtttacaattcacacacagcacagcccctcaGGAATTATAATTACAGGGATGGCAAGGTCTCATTAGCACCTCTTGAATGAAATGTGTCATCTCATCCACTGTTTATtacaaatggattttttttttctcttgatttgTGCCAAATCCCCTGAACCTCGCAGAATTTAGAAACAAGCAGAAGTTGCAGCCCTGATTCTGAAACAGCACAGGCACAAGGGAATGAGCTGAATTCCTTAAACATGGAGGTGTTTGCAGAAGTGGGAAAAGGGCAATGCCAGGCAGGATCAGCCCCAGACACAGATCTTGTAGCTTCATTTATTTAGCACCTGGTTCCAACTTTACCACACCCCCAGTGCCCCTGGTGGCTGCACAATTTTGGAGGTGGGGCAGAAAGGGCATGCAGGAATCCCCCAGAGGAACATCCACCATGGAACTGATGGTCCTGTGGGattaattcattaattcttTGCATCCCAGTCCCTCATTAACCCTGTCCTCTCCTGTTCCTGTACCTGCCCAAGGGCGCTATGTGCTGTCCTTCGTAGGCTGTGGCCTGGCAGTTGTTGGCACTTACCTGCTGGTGACATTTGGACCCAACAGCCACGAGAAGATGACAGCAGAAAACATCACCAGGCATTTAGTGAGCTGGCCATTCCTGCTCTACATGGTGAGGGGCCATGGAGGGTGGGGTGGTTTTCTGCTGGGGGGACTTTGATTTCCagcattatttttccttctggttGCTACCAATGTTCCTTGTGTGCTCTCATGAGCCTGGGACAGCTTTTCCAGGTGTCAGACACATGCTCAGctctttttgtttctctgaattCTGTAGGATTAAATGTCTGTGACTGAAAATTTACTGAATCTGGGCTTTTTCCACAGTGATTTTCTCTGGACCCGCAAATCTCTCATTGAAAATCccatgaacaaaaaaaatttgtgtTTTAATGAAGATAATCTTGGGCATTGCCCCAGGATCACTTGTGGAAGCTCAGTGCAGAAAGCAGACTGAGATCTCTCCTGATATTCAGTCAGCACTATTTGATCAGCTGCTTTACCATAAATCTAACACCAAAAATCCCCCGTGTTTCCTGTTCTGCAAGAAGCTGCTGAATATCTCCTCTAACTGGAATCTAAATTGATGCTGAATTTGGTCTATAATTGTGTGGGATCCCCAGTTCTCTTTGATTTGCCCTATTCTAATATTTGATTGGCTCAAAATCTCATTTACTGCCAACCCCATGTGCTCTGCATCTCTAacattctcatttttctcttctgtagcttGTGGAGATCATTGTTTTCTGTCTGCTCCTGTATTTTTACAAGGAGAGAAATGCAAACTACATTGTCATTATTCTCCTGCTGGTGGCTTTGCTGGGTAAGTTGATATGAACTTTTTAAGATCTTCAAACAGTAAATTGAGGAATCTCTGGCATGCAGGGGGTTATACTGATTTAATTAATGCAATGAAATGCACTAATTTTCTCCAGAAATATTCCTGAAGCTGATGTTTGGCATCTTTGCAAACAAACTTTGAACAATTAAGGCTTATTCCCATCAGAAAAATAATCTGCCATGCACAGAAAGTGCTGGTTTATTTATTAATGTTCTTAATTTTAATCTGGGCACACAAAGGGTGGCATTCAGTGCGTAAGGAGGGCTGAGCCAGTGAGTGAGGGAGAGGATTTGACCTACAAGAATTGCCTTAGCTCTGTTAAGATTTGCTGTGTGGTTAAAGAAATGAGGACTCCTCTGCCACCCCAGTTTGTCCCTGTGAAACTCAGTCCCTGATGATTCTGCTGTCCCACAGTGGGATCCTGCAGTGACTTTGTATTTACacattcaggtttttttttttaaatagaaactGTAAtcaattaaacttttaaaaggaTGAGTAACAGCAAGTCAGCCATGCTGAAATTTGTGTCACAACCCTCAGTTTTTGCTGTTTATGCACCTTcagttcttttcttttactctttttttggttttttgagcTGTTTGGGGCTGGATTTCAGTGGTGCCATGAATTACAAAGCAACTGCCCTAATTCTGAATGGCCCAACTTTCAAGAAAGGAAAGCTATTCCTGATTCTTGTTCTGGAGACTTCCTTGGCTTTATTAACCAAACCAAATGGGAACCTGTATCCTCCCATCATGTAACTGCACAACACTCTTTAAACACTGCCAACACCAGTAAATGCTCCCAGTTCTGGAGCCATTGATGGAGAAGGCTTCAGTGATTTATTGCAGGTTGCTGTGGTGGGTTTGTGGGGAATAAAACGGGCAGAGCTGGTGGCAAACAGACATTTTACATTCCTTGTTTGGCCTGGCAGGAGGAGGGTggagtttttggggtgctggggttgtttgcagctcctgcagctgccccagctgagTGTGTGGTGCCCCCCCAGGTTCCATGACCGTGGTGACAGTGAAGGCCGTGGCTGGGATGATCCTGGTGTCCATCCAGGGGACCCTGCAGCTGGACTCCCCCATCTTCTACATCATGTTGGTGTGCATGATTGCCACAGCCATCTACCAGGCCACGTAAGGACTCCTCTCTTTGTCTGGAATTGTGTGGGGTGTGGGTCAGGAGCTGTTTGTTACCATGCCAAAAATACCTATTAAATATCAGAGAATTATCCATTCTTTCCTGTGATCTGTCCCAGGAGCCTTGGTGGTCTTTGCTTTTCCACTGCCAGGTGGTTTTATACCACCAATCAAGTATTTGCCAAACAGTTTTAGTACTGAAATGGTGGCTAATCAAATGCAGAATCTGTGCACTGGCTAAAATCAAAGTGCAGGATCAGTGTTGTTGATAATGGGTctatttttagggtttttttttttcccttttgtacTTGCAATAACATAAAAACCTGGCAGCAGCATGGATAAAAGGCTCTTAAAATATGAGGGACACTCTGGCCCTGAGGTTGGGGCAGTGATTTCGGTGCAGCCACAAACATCCCTCTTTCTGTCCTTTTTATTCATTCCAAGgcttgctgctggtgctgctcagtgagaaaaagaatgaatttcCTTAAATTTCTGCATCACTTTTGAAAGGTGTTTCCAAAAAAAGGATCCTTCCCAATCAGCCCCTGTTGCCTGTGATTGTGTTGCAGGTTTTTAGCTCAAGCCTCCCAGCTCTATGACTCAGCTCAGATCTCCAGCATTGGCTACATCCTATCCACCACAGCAGCAATCTCAGCAGGTAACTGCACAAACCTTTCTAAAAACATTCCAAAagattttggaaaataattccCCTGAATTATTTTACTCAGCAATATgatgacttctttttttcttcctttctaatAATGTGAACTATCCCATTAGActgttaaaattttcttt is drawn from Poecile atricapillus isolate bPoeAtr1 chromosome 24, bPoeAtr1.hap1, whole genome shotgun sequence and contains these coding sequences:
- the NIPAL3 gene encoding NIPA-like protein 3, whose amino-acid sequence is MEGGNSPSLQLQQLPLATAAVSVQPHTDSFSYKENLIGALLAIFGHLVSSIALNLQKYSHIRLAGSKDPRAYFRTKTWWSGFLLLVLGELGVFSSYAFAPLSLIVPLSAVSVVASAIIGIIFIKEKWKPKEFLRRYVLSFVGCGLAVVGTYLLVTFGPNSHEKMTAENITRHLVSWPFLLYMLVEIIVFCLLLYFYKERNANYIVIILLLVALLGSMTVVTVKAVAGMILVSIQGTLQLDSPIFYIMLVCMIATAIYQATFLAQASQLYDSAQISSIGYILSTTAAISAGATFYLDFMGEDVLHICMFALGCLIAFLGVFLITRNRKKPVPFEPYISMDAMPGMQNMHDKGIAVQPDLKASFSYGALENNDSMPEIYTPATLPIVQEQHGPKGVSAPPYRVLEHSKKE